The stretch of DNA CTAAGATATCGACATATTATGATTAGGGAATACGATATATTAAAATATATAGTATAGAATAATGCTGTGATTTTCTAGCTTATGATATATTCGGTTACCGATATTATGAGATCTTCGATGGTACTATATATACATCGTAATTGTAATAGTTACAAACACGAACGAATTCAATAATACATCGATTTCCCTTATGCAAGTCTCTTTTCTCTATTTCTAACAGATTAGATACGATTGAtagaatcttttttttttttggtgctagGATTGATAGAATCTTTAGTATTATCTTTAACAGTCCACACACGTTGTGTACAGTAATTTTGACGGTGGATCCTCTTGTCTCACACCTTTCCATTGGAAAGTGAATAAAAAGGAGGTTGGACACAACACATAAACTCTATTTGTTTCCCTTTACTCCTTTACGGCCTTTATTACGAAATAAAGAGGATACAACATTTGACGTCATCTTTATTCTTTAATCTTTAGTGTTAGGCTCTCAAGTAAGTAATTGATCACGAATCGGAATCCAGCATAAAAATGACGGGGCATCAGGTTAGCTGAACCACTTTTCAACTACAAATGTTGCATCTCTTATTTTCAAGTTCAAAGTTACATTTGATCTTGATGCTCCTATTTTTCTTGTAACCGTCCATAAATCAGTTCTAAAGTGTAAATTTTGTGAATGTGTGTTTGCAGCTGAGTAACTGCCTCTGCTGCCTCTGAAATGGCCTCGCTTCGAGTTGCATATCAGGTGTCTTTTTCTTGGCAATACTTATATTGATATAACGTAAAATGGAGTTTTGTTCATATCTTGACAATTGGTGGCTTGTTTTCCAGGGAGTTCCTGGTGCATATAGCCAACTTGCGGTGGAAAAGGCTTATGCAAATTGTGTAGCTGTCCCTTGTCAGGAATTTGAGAATGCATTTCAAGTATATTCTCTCAACTACTACTAttttcctttctattttaagaatgaactcatttacattcaatttgttccacttgtcatttagtaatttgATTTATTGCTTCAGGCGGTTGAGAAGGGGGTTGTTGACCGAGCAGTCTTACCGATTGAGAACTCTCTAGGAGGTAGCATCCACAGAAATCACGATCTTTTGCTTCGGCATAATCTTCATATAGTTGGTGAAGTAAAGGTTGTTGTCAGACATTGCTTATTGGCTAATCATGGTGTGAAACTTGAACACCTGAAACGAGTGTTGAGCCATCCACAGGTACTTATGTTTATTTATCCTCAGTTGATGTTTACTTTTCTTTGGGATATTGCATTGATTTTAACCAAAATAACTTCGTAGGCACTTGCTCAGTGTGAGAACACTTTGGCCAAGTTTGGTATAGCTACCGAGGCCGCAAACGACACTGCTGGTTCTGCACAAGTAagattatttattttcttttcttttttcgttcAGTAAACTTTTATTGCAAACGACACTGCTGGTATACATTATTTTCTGTTAAAGTGTTTTTCTTTGTTGTCATATAAAATGAGAAATGTTAATTTGGACACATCTGCGTTTAGTACATTGCAGCCAATCAGTTGAAAGATGTTGGGGCTATTGCTAGTGCCACTGCTGCAATAATTTATGGACTTAATGTACTAATTGAAGACATTCAGGTAATTACAAGATTTTACTGTGTTGAAGTAAAAAATACAATGAAAAGTAGCTCAACAATTTTGTGTTAACTTTGAATAATGTCAACAGGATAATTCCTTTAACATAACTCGATTCTTGCTGCTGTCAAGGGAGCCGATAACTCCCTCAATTGATAAGCCTTTCAAGGTAATTGTTATCAGAAGCCAATTAATATAAACTCGCGCTTTTAATTTTTACTCGAGTTTGGTCTTTATCAGAGCTGAGAAATATGGATTTGGCCTTTTACTTTGTTACAGACAAGCATTGTTATATCCCTTTATGAGGGTCCTGGAGCTCTTTTCAAGGCACTGGCTGTGTTTTCCTTGAGACAGATTAATTTAACAAAGGTATGTTTTTTTTCGGATTTGGTCTGTCTCCTGTTAAGTAGTGTTGAACTTATAATTGGGTTAAAAATTAAACAGATTGAAAGTCGGCCTATACGAGATGCCAGCAATAGTTCTTTGTAAGTATATAAAGTAACTTGTTTGCTTATCCCTTTATCCTACGAAATTATCTTTCACTTGTTTGTTTGGCATCATTTTTGTTTACTTAGTTTTGCGTTCAGGTGTTTCAACTACTTTTTCCATTTGGATATTGAAGCGTCAATGGCTGATCAAAATATGCAGAACGCTCTTAGGCATCTACAGGTGCTTTTCTTAGGACATATATATGGCAGAAAAGCTCATTCAGCTATGATTCTTTCTAATAGCTACTGTTATTTTGAACAGGAGTTTGCTACCTCGGTTCGGGTTTTGGGAAGTTATCCCTTAGACAATAGCATGACTTGACAATATTATAGCTGGTAAACTTCCTTATTAGCGATACATTATGTATAATGTGTTTTTTGCATATTTGGTGGTATTATTGTAAATGAAGAATAAGTATTTTGGTTTGTGCAGGATGAGGTCGATGAGGTCCTTAAAAGCAGTACGGAGAATTTCCTTTGTACTTGATTCTGAGACCATTCTATTGCAGCATCTTCATTCTTTGTATTGGCAGAATGCACTGAAGTTTCCATGGTGCAACTTTGTATGTGCAGTGACATTGCTTAgatttttttacaaaataaagGGCCCCAATTCACTTGCAGGCTTCCAATTCACCTTCTAGAGTTTGTATAGACTGTAAAACTTGTATTACCCTGAGGAATAATTATTGCTGAGGAAGTGTTTTACTTTCATAATCATTATCTAGGGGGGAGAGTGGGTAATGTATAACCCTGGCCTTTATGAGGGTAATAGATTTGAGAGTCAAAAAAATTATTCTAACACCAAACATGTAAAATGCAGGCCCGTCTAACCCATGGTGCTCTATGTGCACTTGCACTGGGCCTCAAATTTTTGGGACCCAAATCTTAGCAAAtccataaataaaaaaaaaaaaaaaaaaaaaaaaaaaaaaaaaaaaaaattaaaacaatgaAGCACAGAGCACGACTAGAGATAGCAACGGATCATGGACTCTATCCAGATCTGTGGATCCGGACCTTAATGGGTAGGATATGAATCCTAATTTTTTGGACCCGTGGATATGGTCCACTTATTTGAAAATGGATCTGGAAAATTTGGATCCGGCGGATATGGGTCGGATATGGATCCAACGTTGGTGTGGCGGATATGAATCTGGATCCTATCAGACCCTACCCAGATCCGGTCCATTGCCATCCCTAAGCACGACGATGACTACTCCTAATTCCAATCCTCAACAATCTCCTTCCCCAAATAATTGATTTCCTTCCCCACATAATATAATTGATTTCCTTCCCCaaataattaaagaattaaattTGCTCTTTAATCTCTCCCAAAAACTTCTctaatatattttttttgtaaTCTTTAATTATGATTAGCACAAATCAATTCCCCCACAAATCATTGCAAATTTACAATTAGAATTATTAGAAGAATAAAAACTTTGCAATACAATCAGCTCCAATGAGTTCAATCGTCTACAAACCAAGATTTACACTTGTGTTTCAAAGAGATCGAATATGtaatatttcttcttattttaaaTGTGTTTCATATTTTTCTATATTGTATTCATGGTTTTAATTTGATTTTGTAAGCTCCATAACACAATTAGAATTTCGTTTCGTCAATTGTTTATTTGCTTTATGAATTTTCAATATTGTTTTAAGATTTAATGCATTTACACCTATTGAAGGGGGATCAGAAGACTTTGTCcatgtttggtaaacagcggattaataGCATAATGATTTAGCGGGTTTGACTAGCAGATTTATTTAGCAGGATTGTTTTAGaggtgtttggtaattgacagttttagattagcagattgtttagattctttgtaaaatgacaaataaagatgtgaataaattatttattaaatatataGAAGGAAGGTTAGTATTTTTTAAGGGGGTAAATATGacaatattttttttattgtaatccGCTAACCTAATATGCTAGTAGGAGCAGCATATTGCAAAATATCATATTGGACCCCAATATGCTAATTCAATATGTCATTAATCAAACGCTCTAAATAGCATATTCGTAAGCCAAACATGATAAACCTCTCCAATATGCCGAAATTTGCCATTTACCAAACAAAGTCTTTGTTTTATCGATTTTGAGAGTTTGATAGCGAATTCGCCTAAAAAAATTATACGAAAGAATCGTTTTCAAATAATTTGTggtttatattaatattttatataaacaTTTTTAAATTTTGTAAATGAGAGGCCTCATTACTCGTTTTGCACCGGGCCTCCACTTTTCTTGAGACGGCCCTGGTAAAATGCACCTTACACATAActcctctatttatttattttctccttTCTCCCCTCAATTCAAGCAAGTTCTGCTAAAAAGTAAAAATCTACATATACCTTTAATACATTATACGAGATCTAAACTAATTCTATCGACTTCAAAGTCATGCAAGTTAAGttgttgatttttcaatccttatTACAATGACCAAGTCATATTTGTAATGTATGTGTAGACCACCCTACACGACACTCTTGCACACCAAATTCCACGGTCTATTTCCAAGTCAAATAGACCAACACAAAGATCACGGTACATATCAATTATCGTACAACATACGTTGATTTTCCTCCACATAATTCTTGTATAAATACCTCCCTAACTTACCCAACATTTTCCCATCAAACCAAACTAAAAATAACACAAAACATAAAATTAATAATGAAGAGCATAACATTAGTAGCAATAATAATCCTCTCCATTGCACTACTCTCTAGCAATTATGCTGATGGTTCAGTGTCGAGTGTTGTGACCCCGTCGTTCTTTAATGGGATTATAGACCAAGCCCCGGCGACTTGTGCAGGGAAAAGTTTTTATACTAGAGATGCTTTTCTTAATGCCCTTGGTGATTACCCTGAGTTTGGTACCTCCGGAGCTAATGATGATAATTTGAGGGAAATCGCTGCATTTTTTGCTAATGTTGCCCATGAGActggaggtaactttcattttaTGCATTAATCATGTTGATTACATTTCTCTAATTTACGTATATACTTTTATTGATCATTTAGACAATACATATATACTTCCTTTATTCAGAACCCGCTCATATATTCAAAAACGCATATAGGTAAAATAATTCTTCTATTTATATGCAGTTGCACTATTAATAAGGGAAAATAGGCACTTATAATTTGTCGATATGATTCAGTATCGCCTTATTATTTTCCTTCAAACTAAATATCGCTAGTAAAAAATAATTACAGAGTATGTTACAGTCTATTCCATGTAAATATGTAATCCACCCAGCTGGCCATTTGACAACTTTTATATATATGGTCTAATATACccaactttgaccattaatatcTCTATACGAAAAGGATTTGACTAATAAAATGTCGACATATAAATGGGTGGTGGTTGTGTATTGTAACAAAGATTGTCGTATTTTATAATTTGTGAAATTTAAACCTAAAGcatttttgtgtgtgtgttttATGAATATAGAATTTTGCTTCATAGAGGAGAACAATGGAGCAGCAACAAACAGCGCAGACTGTGACCCAAGCATCACGCAATACCCTTGCGTACCCGGCAAGAAATACTACGGAAGAGGACCTATTCAACTCACTGGGAACGGCAACTACGGTGCTGCCGGCCGCTCCATCGGTTTCAACGGGTTAAACAACCCCGAAATTGTTGCAAATGATGTTGTCACCTCATTCAAGACCGCCTTGTGGTTCTGGAGGACCAATGTACATTCAGTAGTGAACCAAGGTTTTGGAGCTACAATTCGAGCTATTAATGGCGCCGTTGAGTGCAATGGCGGAAACCCGGGTGAAGTTAATGATCGTGTTCGATTGTATCAGCAGTATTGTAGTGCTTTTGGTGTTGATCCTGGTTCAAATCTTTCATGCTAGAAGATGAATCGTACCTTTGCATGGCCTCATG from Silene latifolia isolate original U9 population chromosome 10, ASM4854445v1, whole genome shotgun sequence encodes:
- the LOC141606262 gene encoding arogenate dehydratase 2; this translates as MASLRVAYQGVPGAYSQLAVEKAYANCVAVPCQEFENAFQAVEKGVVDRAVLPIENSLGGSIHRNHDLLLRHNLHIVGEVKVVVRHCLLANHGVKLEHLKRVLSHPQALAQCENTLAKFGIATEAANDTAGSAQYIAANQLKDVGAIASATAAIIYGLNVLIEDIQDNSFNITRFLLLSREPITPSIDKPFKTSIVISLYEGPGALFKALAVFSLRQINLTKIESRPIRDASNSSLCFNYFFHLDIEASMADQNMQNALRHLQEFATSVRVLGSYPLDNSMT
- the LOC141606263 gene encoding chitinase 4-like; translation: MKSITLVAIIILSIALLSSNYADGSVSSVVTPSFFNGIIDQAPATCAGKSFYTRDAFLNALGDYPEFGTSGANDDNLREIAAFFANVAHETGEFCFIEENNGAATNSADCDPSITQYPCVPGKKYYGRGPIQLTGNGNYGAAGRSIGFNGLNNPEIVANDVVTSFKTALWFWRTNVHSVVNQGFGATIRAINGAVECNGGNPGEVNDRVRLYQQYCSAFGVDPGSNLSC